The proteins below are encoded in one region of Actinomycetes bacterium:
- a CDS encoding PLP-dependent transferase has translation DLVWAETPTNPLLKVVDVAALGERCSAAGALLAVDSTFATPVLQRPLEHGADVAVHSATKFLSGHSDLLLGVAVAHDADVATRLVETRSVLGALPGTVEAWLALRGLRTLHLRIERASANAAELARRLAGHTAVSTVHYPGFGAMVSVELRGAPQAAELVCESTELWVHATSLGGVESSLERRRRWSGESEAVPETLLRMSVGVEDVEDLWDDIDHALPHG, from the coding sequence GACCTGGTGTGGGCGGAGACGCCGACCAACCCGCTGCTGAAAGTCGTGGATGTGGCAGCGCTGGGCGAGCGGTGCTCGGCGGCGGGTGCGCTGCTGGCGGTGGACAGCACGTTCGCGACGCCGGTGCTGCAGCGGCCGCTCGAGCACGGCGCGGACGTCGCGGTGCACAGCGCCACCAAGTTCCTGTCCGGGCACTCCGACCTGCTGCTCGGCGTGGCCGTCGCGCACGACGCCGACGTCGCGACCCGGTTGGTGGAGACCCGCAGCGTGCTCGGCGCCCTGCCCGGGACGGTCGAGGCCTGGCTCGCGCTGCGCGGGCTGCGGACGCTGCACCTGCGCATCGAGCGCGCCTCGGCGAACGCCGCCGAGCTGGCCCGGCGACTGGCCGGGCACACCGCCGTGTCGACGGTGCACTACCCCGGCTTCGGCGCGATGGTGTCGGTCGAGCTGCGCGGTGCGCCGCAGGCGGCCGAGCTGGTGTGCGAGTCCACCGAGCTGTGGGTGCACGCGACCAGCCTGGGCGGGGTCGAGTCGTCGCTGGAGCGCCGCCGTCGCTGGTCCGGCGAGTCGGAGGCGGTGCCCGAGACGCTGCTGCGCATGTCGGTGGGCGTCGAGGACGTCGAGGACCTCTGGGACGACATCGACCACGCCCTGCCGCACGGCTGA